In Akkermansia muciniphila, one DNA window encodes the following:
- the pheS gene encoding phenylalanine--tRNA ligase subunit alpha, producing MKEEIVRIQRDALERIAQASDRRGVEDARVAILGKKGELTLAQTGMKDVPREEKPAVGQLLNEARKAITEALDAKLEEVQALADKAAVAGVDLTLPARSLPSGGLHPLTIVRDEAVRILRHMGFALADGPEIEDEFHCFDALNTPEDHPARNEKDTFYFDSGKLLRTHTSSVQIRSMEKQMPPVRVIAPGSAYRRDEIDATHLSAFNQLEGLYVDTDVSVGDLKGTLEYFLRALFGSGTEVRFRPHFFPFTEPSFEIDVKLKVDGQAPRWVEIAGCGMVDPNVFEAVDRELGLDPRSQARYTGLTGFAFGIGLDRLAMIRWGIRDIRALIENDVRFLAQFQ from the coding sequence ATGAAGGAAGAGATTGTACGCATCCAACGGGACGCTCTGGAGCGCATCGCCCAGGCGTCTGACAGGCGCGGCGTGGAAGACGCGCGCGTGGCCATCCTCGGCAAAAAAGGGGAACTGACCCTGGCCCAGACGGGCATGAAGGACGTTCCCAGGGAGGAAAAACCCGCCGTCGGCCAGTTGCTTAACGAGGCCCGCAAGGCCATTACGGAAGCCCTGGACGCCAAGCTGGAGGAAGTGCAGGCCCTGGCGGACAAGGCCGCCGTGGCCGGGGTGGACCTGACGCTGCCGGCCCGCTCCCTGCCGTCTGGCGGGCTGCACCCCCTCACCATCGTGCGGGATGAAGCCGTCCGCATTCTGCGCCACATGGGCTTTGCCCTTGCGGACGGCCCGGAGATTGAGGACGAGTTCCACTGCTTTGACGCGCTGAATACGCCGGAGGATCATCCGGCGCGCAATGAGAAGGATACGTTTTACTTTGATTCCGGCAAGCTTCTGCGTACGCACACGTCTTCCGTGCAAATCCGTTCCATGGAAAAGCAGATGCCTCCCGTGCGCGTCATCGCTCCCGGTTCCGCCTACCGCCGCGACGAAATTGACGCCACGCACCTTTCCGCCTTCAATCAGCTTGAAGGCCTGTATGTGGATACGGACGTTTCCGTGGGCGACCTGAAAGGAACGCTGGAATATTTTCTGCGCGCCCTTTTCGGCTCCGGCACGGAGGTGCGCTTCCGCCCCCATTTCTTCCCGTTCACGGAACCCAGTTTTGAAATTGACGTCAAGCTGAAGGTGGACGGCCAGGCCCCCCGCTGGGTGGAGATTGCCGGCTGCGGCATGGTGGATCCCAATGTTTTTGAAGCCGTGGACCGTGAACTGGGGCTGGATCCCCGCTCACAGGCCCGCTACACGGGGCTGACCGGCTTTGCCTTCGGCATCGGTCTGGACCGCCTGGCGATGATCCGCTGGGGCATCAGGGATATACGCGCCCTGATCGAGAACGATGTGCGCTTCCTTGCCCAATTCCAATAA
- a CDS encoding CynX/NimT family MFS transporter gives MDKAGTSRGIRGKMLLFAAFLIVCFNLRTGFDSPDPLLGTIERDMGLSLENSGLFALLPVFVLGVAAPISPRVARRMTPWKIIFWFQLLAVAGILWRSWDGVAGLYGGMVLMGLGMGIAGAAIPGLIKHQFPDRASAMMGVYSAMIGVGSAAASGLSVPLSNMLGGWRFGLGIWIIPILLGMLVWGAYFLRHPDGVFQNDPAASGRSLLRSGKAWQVTVFYLSRVGAAYFFYTWIPIFLRQRGMSYEDAGFILSVAMFAQLPATLSAHVLEKATGGRGLLIVMAMALAALSCWGILYLPLDWAVWMAVLFGLATGTVFSRGMALMVERARTPSESIRLSGMSQGIGFTMGALLSLLFTSFLHQGGSFLPFCLVYTFFCVLGMVSGRMSARPGYV, from the coding sequence ATGGATAAGGCAGGAACTTCCAGAGGCATCAGGGGAAAGATGCTGTTGTTTGCCGCCTTTTTAATCGTGTGCTTTAATCTGCGTACCGGGTTTGATTCTCCCGATCCGCTGCTGGGAACGATTGAAAGGGATATGGGGCTTTCCCTGGAAAATTCAGGGCTGTTCGCCCTGCTGCCCGTCTTTGTGCTGGGGGTGGCGGCTCCCATTTCTCCGCGCGTGGCGCGCCGGATGACGCCGTGGAAAATCATTTTCTGGTTCCAGCTTCTGGCGGTAGCCGGAATTTTGTGGCGCAGCTGGGACGGCGTGGCGGGGTTATACGGCGGCATGGTTCTGATGGGGCTGGGCATGGGAATTGCCGGAGCGGCCATTCCCGGACTGATCAAACACCAGTTTCCTGACCGCGCTTCCGCCATGATGGGCGTTTACAGCGCCATGATCGGCGTGGGCAGCGCTGCGGCTTCCGGCTTGTCCGTTCCCCTTTCCAATATGCTGGGAGGCTGGCGTTTCGGCCTGGGGATCTGGATTATTCCCATCCTGCTGGGGATGCTGGTATGGGGCGCTTATTTTCTCAGGCATCCGGACGGCGTGTTTCAAAACGATCCGGCGGCATCCGGACGCAGCCTGCTGCGCAGCGGCAAGGCATGGCAGGTTACCGTTTTTTATTTGAGCCGCGTTGGGGCTGCCTATTTCTTTTATACCTGGATTCCCATCTTTCTGCGGCAGCGGGGCATGAGCTATGAGGACGCCGGTTTCATCCTTTCCGTGGCCATGTTCGCCCAGCTGCCCGCTACGCTCTCCGCTCACGTGCTGGAAAAGGCTACGGGCGGCCGGGGACTCCTCATCGTGATGGCCATGGCGTTGGCGGCCCTTTCCTGCTGGGGCATCCTGTATCTTCCGCTGGACTGGGCCGTCTGGATGGCTGTTCTGTTCGGCCTGGCGACGGGAACCGTATTCAGCCGCGGAATGGCGCTGATGGTGGAACGGGCCCGGACGCCTTCCGAATCAATCAGGCTTTCCGGCATGTCCCAGGGAATCGGCTTCACCATGGGCGCCCTGTTGAGCCTGCTGTTCACCTCCTTCCTGCATCAGGGAGGCTCCTTCCTGCCGTTCTGCCTGGTTTATACCTTTTTCTGCGTGCTCGGCATGGTTTCCGGCCGCATGTCCGCCCGGCCGGGATACGTGTAA
- a CDS encoding M60 family metallopeptidase, whose amino-acid sequence MIFSPLLKKGILLLALCGVLGGGVLSAQETGGPPITEEGLKTLDSNVFANEYMLALKPNVTRDRIARIKDPFVRGLAEQMAEKKFDRKARALTAEPYEPVKDLAERLRTSQYSKFENPTGIFFEEGEDVLLVMGDSKGEKLNLVIHNFGRDGGHSSYPLKEGVNIIRAKNKGLGYIEYFTPNYKKAPKVHLSILSGKVNGVFVGGVSKNSDWKRMLENSPTEVVDIVGNRVHLVYPVEELKQFCPDKGEELIALYDRIIGMEQRIMGLYKYRMLPKNRMFGRVIWNGFMHADGTGAAFHNGTMKEVGNPDKIPGSAWGIAHEFGHVNQVRPAMKWVSTGEVTNNIYSAYVNYMLNPSSMRLEHERINGGDGNMIGGRFNAYLNNGILKGENWLVQSGPDKRSGGDNRPMVHDHFVKLAPLWQLELYFKVAGKGNPDFYPDIFYKAIKMDTRGKKDGELQLAFMKNACDAARQDLTDFFRKTGMLKPIDQELDDYTCARMTITEADCKDLIAYARKYKKPESPVIYYISVNSAEAYKNRLPVRGVYNQGVTEQGNRRIISHDVWKNAVVFETYKDREMVRITMAGTDSRDNSSTTVPYPEGSTRIEAVSWDGRRTLVYGKRPSK is encoded by the coding sequence ATGATTTTCTCACCATTGTTGAAAAAGGGGATTCTTTTATTGGCCCTCTGCGGCGTGTTGGGCGGCGGCGTTCTTTCCGCCCAGGAAACAGGAGGCCCGCCGATTACGGAGGAGGGGTTGAAGACATTGGATTCCAATGTGTTCGCCAATGAATACATGCTTGCGTTGAAGCCCAATGTCACGCGCGACCGCATCGCCAGAATCAAGGATCCCTTTGTGCGTGGGCTCGCCGAGCAGATGGCGGAGAAGAAATTTGACCGCAAGGCCCGCGCCCTGACGGCGGAGCCGTATGAACCGGTCAAGGATCTGGCGGAACGCCTGCGCACCAGCCAGTACAGCAAATTTGAAAATCCCACCGGCATCTTTTTTGAAGAGGGTGAGGACGTATTGCTGGTCATGGGGGATTCCAAAGGTGAAAAACTGAATCTGGTTATCCACAATTTCGGGCGGGACGGAGGCCACAGCTCCTATCCGCTGAAAGAGGGGGTCAACATCATCAGGGCGAAGAACAAGGGGCTTGGCTACATTGAGTATTTCACTCCCAATTACAAGAAGGCGCCCAAGGTGCATTTGTCCATTCTGTCCGGCAAGGTGAATGGAGTTTTCGTGGGAGGCGTCAGCAAAAACAGCGACTGGAAGAGGATGCTGGAAAACTCCCCCACGGAAGTTGTGGACATCGTGGGCAACCGCGTGCATCTGGTGTATCCGGTGGAGGAACTTAAACAATTCTGCCCGGACAAGGGGGAGGAGCTCATTGCCCTGTACGACAGGATTATCGGCATGGAGCAGCGGATCATGGGTCTGTACAAGTACAGGATGCTGCCCAAAAACCGGATGTTCGGCCGTGTGATCTGGAACGGGTTCATGCATGCGGACGGTACGGGAGCCGCGTTCCATAACGGCACCATGAAGGAGGTCGGCAATCCGGACAAGATTCCCGGCAGCGCCTGGGGGATTGCCCATGAGTTCGGCCACGTCAACCAGGTGCGCCCCGCCATGAAATGGGTATCCACCGGAGAAGTAACCAATAACATTTACTCCGCTTACGTGAATTACATGCTGAATCCCTCCAGCATGCGCTTGGAGCATGAACGCATCAATGGCGGGGACGGCAACATGATCGGCGGACGTTTCAACGCCTACTTGAACAACGGCATTTTGAAGGGGGAAAACTGGCTTGTCCAGAGCGGGCCGGACAAGCGTTCCGGCGGGGATAACCGTCCGATGGTGCACGACCATTTTGTCAAGCTGGCTCCCCTGTGGCAGCTGGAGCTGTACTTCAAGGTAGCCGGGAAGGGCAATCCCGACTTTTATCCGGACATCTTTTATAAGGCCATTAAGATGGATACCAGGGGCAAGAAGGACGGCGAGCTCCAGCTTGCGTTCATGAAGAACGCCTGCGACGCCGCCAGGCAGGACCTGACGGATTTTTTCCGGAAAACGGGCATGCTCAAACCCATTGACCAGGAACTGGACGACTACACCTGCGCCCGCATGACCATCACGGAGGCCGACTGCAAGGACCTGATTGCCTACGCCAGGAAGTACAAAAAACCGGAAAGCCCCGTCATTTATTATATTTCCGTCAATAGCGCGGAAGCATACAAGAACCGCCTCCCTGTCCGCGGCGTCTACAACCAGGGCGTTACGGAGCAGGGCAATCGTCGCATTATTTCCCATGACGTGTGGAAAAACGCCGTCGTCTTTGAAACCTACAAAGACAGGGAGATGGTCCGCATCACCATGGCGGGGACGGATTCCAGGGATAATTCCTCCACCACGGTTCCCTATCCGGAAGGCTCTACGCGGATTGAGGCCGTTTCCTGGGACGGCAGGCGTACGCTGGTGTACGGCAAACGCCCTTCCAAATGA
- the htpG gene encoding molecular chaperone HtpG: protein MNTETHQFQAEVRQLLDIVINALYSDREIFVRELVSNASDALEKLRLKQLTDSNIYQPDKPLEITVTTDKENKTITIADTGIGMTEADLVENLGTIAHSGTKKFMEALKQKQEGGADLIGQFGVGFYSSFMVADRVEVFTHSYEPEAASLRWSSDGREGYSIETLAEPLDRGTRIVIRLKDEYEEFSQEYRVKELLRRYSNFVGFPLNFNGEHVNTVQAIWSKSKSDVKPEEYDEFYQFIAHTDEKPLSYMHFSADAPIALNALLFIPRRNPEMFGFGRVDANVALYCKRVLIDAKPEGLLPEWLRFLNGVVDSEDLPLNISREMLQDNSLVRKISDIITKRFIKHLEKLAKDDQETYREFYAQFSRYLKEGVVTSWPNKESLGKLLRFESTATEPGETTSFEDYVTRMKEGQTAIYALTGPSRSHLENSPYLEAFKARGYEVAFFTDHGDEFVLDSLSSVDGKPVTMIDRADVELPALEEEQKDALPQEEAAALEEWLKGLYPDKFSKVTLGKRLVSGAAVALQSGNDMGPEMRAYMKAMGQEVPESHPQLELNPSNPLVKKLSALRTENPELAQMVADQIANTALLRAGMLDDPAVLAQSSQALMEQLLLK from the coding sequence ATGAATACAGAAACACATCAATTTCAGGCGGAAGTCCGGCAGCTGCTGGACATTGTCATCAACGCCCTTTACAGCGACCGTGAAATCTTTGTCCGCGAGCTTGTTTCCAACGCTTCCGACGCCCTGGAAAAACTGCGTCTGAAGCAGTTGACGGATTCTAATATTTACCAGCCGGACAAGCCCCTGGAAATCACCGTCACCACGGATAAGGAAAACAAAACCATCACCATTGCGGACACCGGCATCGGGATGACGGAAGCGGACCTGGTGGAAAACCTGGGAACCATCGCCCACTCCGGCACCAAAAAATTCATGGAGGCCCTCAAGCAGAAGCAGGAAGGCGGAGCGGACCTGATTGGCCAGTTCGGCGTGGGCTTCTACAGCTCGTTTATGGTAGCGGACCGGGTGGAAGTGTTCACCCATTCCTATGAACCGGAAGCCGCCTCCCTGCGCTGGTCTTCCGACGGACGGGAAGGCTACAGCATCGAAACGCTGGCGGAACCGCTGGACCGGGGCACCCGCATCGTCATCCGCCTGAAAGACGAATATGAAGAGTTCTCCCAGGAATACCGCGTGAAGGAGCTCCTGCGCCGCTACTCCAACTTCGTGGGGTTCCCCCTCAACTTCAACGGAGAGCACGTCAATACCGTCCAGGCCATCTGGTCCAAGTCCAAATCCGACGTGAAACCGGAGGAATATGATGAATTTTACCAGTTCATTGCCCACACGGATGAAAAGCCCCTGTCCTACATGCACTTCAGCGCGGACGCCCCTATTGCCCTGAATGCCCTGCTTTTCATCCCCAGACGCAATCCGGAAATGTTCGGATTCGGCCGCGTGGACGCCAACGTGGCCCTGTACTGCAAGCGCGTGCTGATTGACGCCAAGCCGGAAGGCCTGCTGCCGGAATGGCTCCGCTTCCTGAACGGCGTGGTGGACAGCGAAGACCTGCCCCTGAACATTTCCCGCGAAATGCTTCAGGACAACTCCCTGGTGCGCAAAATCAGCGACATCATCACCAAACGCTTCATCAAGCATCTGGAAAAACTGGCGAAGGACGATCAGGAAACCTACAGGGAATTCTACGCGCAATTCTCCCGCTACCTGAAAGAAGGCGTCGTCACCTCCTGGCCGAACAAGGAATCTCTGGGCAAGCTGCTCCGTTTTGAATCCACGGCCACGGAACCGGGGGAAACGACCTCATTTGAAGACTACGTCACCCGCATGAAGGAAGGGCAGACGGCCATTTACGCGCTTACCGGCCCCTCCCGTTCCCATCTGGAAAACAGCCCGTACCTGGAAGCCTTTAAGGCCCGCGGCTATGAAGTGGCCTTCTTCACGGACCACGGGGACGAATTCGTGCTGGACTCCCTGTCCAGCGTGGACGGCAAGCCCGTCACGATGATCGACCGCGCCGACGTGGAACTCCCCGCCCTGGAAGAGGAACAGAAGGACGCCCTGCCCCAGGAGGAAGCCGCGGCCCTGGAAGAATGGCTGAAAGGGCTGTATCCGGACAAATTCTCCAAAGTCACCCTGGGCAAGCGCCTGGTCAGCGGAGCCGCCGTAGCCCTGCAAAGCGGCAATGACATGGGGCCGGAAATGAGGGCGTACATGAAAGCCATGGGGCAGGAAGTGCCGGAAAGCCACCCGCAGCTGGAACTGAACCCCTCCAACCCGCTGGTGAAAAAGCTTTCCGCCCTGCGGACGGAAAACCCGGAACTGGCGCAAATGGTGGCGGACCAGATCGCGAATACCGCCCTGCTCCGCGCCGGCATGCTGGACGATCCCGCCGTGCTGGCCCAGTCCTCCCAGGCCCTGATGGAACAGCTCCTGCTGAAGTAA
- a CDS encoding potassium channel family protein — MNALRRMPRHILFLRLAYQAGMCLLALVAVTLTAIDLTTEAAEWEVTADRVIYWIFVLDYVIRFSISRSKWLFVKEHPWDLLAIIPFDALFRLFRFASLGEILRLARYLDLFSYAMRFTTRIRRFFNTNGFKYICIAALVIILLGAVGIHLAEGMSLPNGIWWSFVTATTVGYGDTYPVTTSGKFLAVFLMLTGIGFVGTLTSTITSFFLSPHGGEALPYREEEIEAIKKKLDDLSSMTDEDIDTMAALLKTLRDAPHSPTEAEKKTSPPGSSTT; from the coding sequence ATGAACGCGTTACGCCGCATGCCCCGCCACATTCTGTTCCTGAGGCTGGCCTATCAAGCGGGCATGTGCCTGCTGGCCCTGGTCGCCGTAACGCTGACCGCCATTGACCTGACCACGGAAGCGGCGGAATGGGAAGTCACGGCGGACCGCGTCATCTACTGGATTTTTGTGCTGGATTATGTGATCCGCTTCTCCATCAGCCGGTCCAAATGGCTCTTCGTTAAGGAACACCCCTGGGATTTACTGGCCATTATACCCTTTGACGCCCTGTTCCGCCTGTTCAGGTTCGCCTCGCTGGGGGAAATTTTAAGGCTCGCCAGGTATCTGGACCTGTTTTCCTATGCCATGAGGTTCACCACGCGCATCCGGCGTTTCTTCAACACGAACGGATTCAAGTATATCTGCATCGCCGCCCTGGTCATCATCCTGCTGGGGGCCGTAGGCATCCATCTGGCGGAAGGCATGAGCCTGCCCAACGGCATCTGGTGGTCCTTCGTCACGGCTACCACGGTAGGCTACGGGGATACCTATCCGGTCACCACTTCAGGCAAATTCCTGGCTGTATTCCTGATGCTCACGGGCATTGGATTCGTGGGAACGCTCACCAGCACCATCACTTCCTTCTTTCTGAGTCCCCACGGCGGAGAAGCACTGCCGTACCGGGAGGAGGAAATTGAGGCCATCAAAAAGAAACTGGACGACCTTTCCTCCATGACGGATGAAGACATAGACACCATGGCGGCCCTGCTGAAGACCCTTCGGGACGCTCCCCATTCCCCTACTGAAGCAGAAAAGAAAACATCACCGCCCGGCTCTTCCACAACCTGA
- a CDS encoding PEP-CTERM sorting domain-containing protein (PEP-CTERM proteins occur, often in large numbers, in the proteomes of bacteria that also encode an exosortase, a predicted intramembrane cysteine proteinase. The presence of a PEP-CTERM domain at a protein's C-terminus predicts cleavage within the sorting domain, followed by covalent anchoring to some some component of the (usually Gram-negative) cell surface. Many PEP-CTERM proteins exhibit an unusual sequence composition that includes large numbers of potential glycosylation sites. Expression of one such protein has been shown restore the ability of a bacterium to form floc, a type of biofilm.): MEQYFKNLLGKMAKTALLSVFLHFGFLGGVCRASEIYIEKSIWNDDQAVYEDIDGTVMNNDSDWYLKGCNTIYLGNHYNGTSGYHPRLSLVNLTLHAELGERNLSEAVLSFNFFGQYTVLMEWQEIKWDITASADLKPGRYLLFTTTKSTVASVLHVVNWKNPHVEAEEYGNGMVSIYYNHLGSQVPEPGAAGLSLLGITAALWRRRRE; this comes from the coding sequence ATGGAACAATATTTCAAAAATTTATTAGGGAAAATGGCGAAAACGGCTCTTCTAAGTGTTTTTCTTCACTTTGGTTTTTTGGGAGGAGTTTGCCGGGCAAGTGAAATTTACATAGAGAAAAGTATCTGGAATGATGATCAGGCTGTTTATGAGGATATTGATGGGACGGTAATGAATAATGATTCTGATTGGTATTTGAAAGGATGCAATACTATATATTTGGGGAATCATTATAATGGTACCTCCGGCTATCACCCTCGTTTATCTTTAGTTAATTTAACTTTGCATGCGGAGCTGGGAGAGCGAAATTTGAGTGAAGCTGTTTTATCTTTTAATTTTTTTGGACAGTATACGGTACTTATGGAATGGCAGGAAATTAAATGGGATATAACGGCTTCTGCCGATTTGAAGCCGGGACGTTACCTGCTGTTTACAACTACAAAATCAACAGTTGCGTCAGTGCTTCACGTGGTGAATTGGAAGAATCCACACGTTGAAGCGGAGGAATATGGCAATGGCATGGTTTCCATATATTATAACCATCTTGGTTCCCAGGTGCCTGAGCCTGGCGCGGCGGGGTTATCCCTGCTGGGGATTACGGCGGCGTTGTGGCGCCGAAGGAGGGAATAG
- a CDS encoding tyrosine-type recombinase/integrase, translating into MNIPTSSFPTNTDQTGILLIRSLGIPPMDAFLLLKDLLDTSRGRGDRITRAKRCIRLGGEALADRETSVPFSQAVRASLEARKHRRPRTLQEIRYMAARMMKKCPELARKQVRSITPEDCERYLRKSFSTPRQRHKGRLILSGILNFSLKRGWCRRNAAFLVPPPILREKRIRALSLYEAKRLLHTAEQLFHGACLPACALMLYAGIRPHEVKRLTWKHINLKSGLVSLAPSHTKTGGSRHVSILPVLGAILSRTSSAGSPSRPVCPPNWEKKWREVRRRSGILKKSGWVQDVLRHTYASYHLAHFCNQNLLQKEMGHSSPSLLLARYLNMDGITSATGAMFWTHSFIPPAPLKKD; encoded by the coding sequence ATGAACATACCGACTTCCTCTTTCCCCACCAACACGGATCAGACAGGAATCCTCCTCATCCGTTCCCTGGGCATTCCTCCCATGGACGCTTTCCTTCTTCTAAAGGACCTCCTGGACACCAGCCGCGGAAGAGGCGACAGAATAACCCGGGCCAAACGATGCATACGGCTGGGAGGAGAGGCTCTTGCCGACAGGGAAACAAGCGTGCCGTTTTCCCAGGCTGTCCGCGCCAGCCTGGAAGCAAGAAAACACCGCCGGCCCCGCACCCTGCAGGAAATCCGCTATATGGCTGCCCGGATGATGAAAAAATGCCCGGAACTGGCAAGAAAACAGGTCCGTTCCATCACGCCGGAAGATTGCGAGCGTTATCTCCGCAAAAGCTTTTCCACTCCCCGCCAGCGGCACAAGGGGCGGCTGATCCTGAGCGGCATCCTGAATTTTTCCCTGAAGCGCGGGTGGTGCCGCAGAAACGCGGCCTTTCTGGTTCCTCCCCCCATCCTCAGGGAAAAACGCATCAGGGCCCTTTCCCTGTACGAGGCAAAACGGCTTCTCCACACCGCGGAACAGTTGTTCCACGGGGCATGCCTGCCGGCCTGCGCCCTGATGCTGTACGCGGGCATACGCCCCCACGAAGTCAAAAGGCTGACCTGGAAGCACATCAACCTGAAATCCGGCCTGGTTTCACTGGCGCCCAGCCATACCAAAACAGGCGGGAGCCGCCATGTTTCCATCCTTCCCGTGCTGGGCGCCATCCTCAGCCGGACGTCTTCCGCCGGTTCCCCCTCCCGTCCCGTTTGCCCGCCCAACTGGGAAAAGAAATGGAGGGAAGTAAGGCGCCGATCCGGCATCCTGAAAAAAAGCGGATGGGTGCAGGACGTGCTGAGGCATACCTACGCCTCCTACCACCTGGCCCATTTCTGCAATCAAAACCTTCTTCAGAAGGAGATGGGGCACTCCTCCCCCTCCCTGCTTTTGGCCCGCTATCTTAACATGGACGGAATCACCTCCGCAACCGGCGCCATGTTCTGGACGCACAGCTTCATTCCTCCCGCTCCGTTAAAAAAAGACTGA
- the cas2 gene encoding CRISPR-associated endonuclease Cas2, with translation MGYDNYKMGWLVVFFDLPTTTPEDKKNYQYFRKALLEDGYTMIQYSVYARACVTQERMATHSRRIQKMIPPDGSVRCLFVTNIQWDKMFVFHGRSCPRQDVSMPQQMLFW, from the coding sequence ATGGGTTATGACAACTATAAAATGGGATGGCTAGTTGTGTTCTTTGATCTTCCCACAACCACGCCGGAAGATAAAAAAAACTATCAGTATTTCCGTAAGGCTCTTTTGGAAGACGGCTATACGATGATTCAGTATAGCGTCTATGCCCGTGCGTGCGTTACTCAGGAAAGAATGGCTACCCACTCCCGCAGAATCCAGAAAATGATACCGCCTGACGGCTCTGTCCGGTGTCTTTTCGTCACAAATATCCAGTGGGATAAGATGTTTGTTTTTCATGGCAGGTCTTGTCCCCGGCAGGATGTTTCCATGCCTCAGCAGATGCTCTTCTGGTAA
- the cas1 gene encoding type II CRISPR-associated endonuclease Cas1, whose protein sequence is MSYHILSIDAYTCHLSCDKGQLRCVDGENSPRTIPLEDVGAVVLSSFKATLTSNLLIELARKRIGFVLCESYRPAVLLLPADRATDTGLLRHLADMPARLRNRLWQKTLDAKCGNQTALAQAWNPHHPAIAELKRMAVTEKTAREAECARLFWSVFADTWANSDFRRGRHEEGFNDLFNYAYAILLSCVLQYLFALGLDPCFGIFHQSREHAAPLAYDLMEPFRPAFDANVARWIHLCLREGKTEEETGEINREYRQHITATLQAAVMYQDKQLPLKAAVEAVCRSFRKAVLAGQSGPYEPWVMTTIKWDG, encoded by the coding sequence ATGTCATACCATATTCTGAGTATAGATGCTTATACATGCCATCTGAGCTGCGACAAGGGCCAGCTCAGATGCGTGGATGGAGAGAATTCTCCCCGGACGATTCCGCTGGAGGATGTGGGGGCTGTTGTACTCAGTTCGTTTAAGGCGACGCTCACGAGCAATTTGCTGATAGAGCTGGCCAGGAAGAGAATAGGTTTCGTGCTGTGTGAAAGCTACAGGCCTGCCGTGCTGCTCCTGCCGGCGGATCGGGCTACGGATACCGGTCTGTTAAGACATTTGGCGGATATGCCGGCCCGCTTGCGGAACCGTCTTTGGCAAAAGACTTTGGATGCCAAGTGTGGAAATCAGACGGCGCTGGCTCAGGCATGGAATCCGCATCATCCCGCCATTGCAGAGCTGAAGAGAATGGCCGTGACGGAAAAGACGGCGAGGGAAGCGGAGTGCGCCCGCCTGTTCTGGAGCGTATTTGCGGATACATGGGCAAACTCCGATTTTCGCAGGGGACGTCATGAGGAGGGGTTTAATGACCTCTTCAACTATGCGTACGCTATTCTGTTATCTTGCGTATTGCAATATCTCTTTGCTCTGGGGCTGGATCCCTGCTTCGGCATTTTTCATCAATCCCGGGAACATGCAGCGCCTTTGGCTTATGATCTGATGGAACCCTTCAGACCAGCCTTTGATGCCAATGTGGCCCGTTGGATTCATTTGTGCCTGCGGGAAGGAAAAACAGAAGAGGAAACAGGAGAGATCAATCGTGAGTACAGGCAACATATTACAGCCACCTTGCAGGCTGCTGTTATGTATCAGGATAAACAGTTGCCGTTGAAGGCGGCGGTAGAGGCCGTCTGCCGCAGTTTCCGCAAAGCAGTTCTTGCCGGGCAATCCGGACCGTATGAACCATGGGTTATGACAACTATAAAATGGGATGGCTAG